The following nucleotide sequence is from Paenibacillus antri.
ATGTAGCGCTCGTTTATGCCAAGGAAGCGGAGTATGCTTCTATGCTAATCATGCCGAGAAACTGGCTGTGGCCGGTCATTGGCTATACATCTCTTTCTAGTTCGTACGGTTCTCGAACCGATCCGGTTACCGGAGAGCTTGGGGTATTTCATGATGGGATCGATATCCCCGCTCCGCGGGGTACGCCGGTTGTTGCGATTCAAAACGGGGCAGTGATTCAAGTGACCCGAAGCAACAGTGGGTACGGTCATTACATCCGACTGTCACATGAAGGCGGTGTCCAGAGTTTATATGCACATTTATCCGACATCGGTGTTCGTAGCGGACAGCAGGTGCTGTGTGGGGAGGTGATCGGCTGGGTAGGCAGTACGGGGAAATCGACAGGACCCCATCTGCATTTTGGGATGTCTCAAAATGGGCAATCCGTAAATCCACAAAACTATTGGTTAGATCCAACAGAAGGAGAGTGAAGGTTGATGCTAGATCAGTTACTGCGTTTTCGCGAGTGTGAACATCGCGGCGATTTGGATGCCTATGCCCGCGACGTGACCCGCTGCGGCGGTAACGTGATTGGACGGGAACTGGACGCCGCCGCTGAAAGAGGTTATTTGACTGTGACGTTTAACAGCTTGGCGGATCGAGAAGCGTTTTGGGAGATGTTCAAACAAACGGATTCGTCTTCTTTTTGTTCTTAAGTAGAATGGATAGCTAGACAATCATGACGGCTCTCGAGAGAAGGGGGCTATTTTTTATGCCCAATAACAGTAAAGGGAGATGAAGGAAATGGGAAAACCAAATCAAAAAGTGGTCACGCATGGGGTGCAGGCTTTGGGATTACCTCCGGTCGTGATGAACCTGTTTTTTCGGAAAGCAGAGTCGTTTTTACCGAAGCATGAGTTTCTCGTGTTTGAACCACAGGGCAACCAGGTGGTTATTGGTGATGGTGACGGAAAGCAACTCGATACGATGCAGATGACACTGCCGGAGAAAGTGTGGGTCAAAACCGATGATTATGGCGACCGTTTGGTCATTACGGCGCTGTTGCCTCGGGAGTATTGAGTGGGAAGAGAAATGAGTGCAGGGCACACTTGAAAATAAATAACGATAGACGGCTGTTCTCGGAGCAGCCGTTTTTTTATGCCCATTTTTCGGTTTACAACCGTTTGGGGAGGTGATCGAGATTCCATACGAGGGAGTTTGTATCGATTTATTTTGCGGAGCTGGTGGACTTTCGTACGGGTTTGCGCAAGCAGGTTTTGACATTCGCCTAGGAGTAGATGTGGATGCATCCGCACTACTTACGTTTGAACACAATCACCATGATGCACGAGCTCTAAAGGAAGATGTCAGGCAGTTGACCGGAGCCAAGCTCCGGGAACTGGCAGGTAATGAAGCGATATTCGGCATCATTGGCGGCCCACCGTGCCAGGGCTTCAGTGTGGCAGGAAATCATAATCCGGACGATGTCCGCAATCAACTCCCATATGAATATGCCCGGCTATTGGAGGAAATCCAACCTGCTTTTTTCCTAATGGAAAATGTAAAAGGACTGCTCAGTAAAAAGCAGCGAGTTCATTTTGATGCGATTTACGAGCTGTTTACAGCTGCGGGTTACAAACTAGATTGGCGGTTGTTGAACGCTTGGGATTATGGTGTGGCGCAGACGCGGGAGAGGGTGGTTATTATCGGGTTTCGAGCGGATTTGAACATCTCATTTGAATGGCCGCAGCCTGATCCGTCGCGTCCGGTGCTGTGGGATGCCATTGGCGATTTACCGGATCCGATAGGAAGTGAACCCACACTGATGAACCATACGCTATTTAATCCCCGTCCGGCCTCGATGGAGAATCGCATACGCAACGCTGGTAAAGGGGTCGCGTTGTTTGACTGCAAGGTGCAGGATTGGGAGCAGCCGTGTAAAACGGTCACCGCCCATTTGTCGAAAGATGTTGATTTGGCACATCCCGGTTCGCCGCCCAATCATGAGGGGCACTTGTTTGACAATGTTCGGGAGCAGGGAGGTTACGAACAGGAAAACCGTACTGTGAGTTGGGATACGCCATCTTATACGATCACCGCGCACAACCGGTCGGCGGGACTGCATCCGAATCATGGTCCGGTACCGCAAGATTCCGAACAGGTGCTGCGGCTCATTTCGCAGGCGGATCCAAACGGGGTTATTCCGCTGGAGGTGCTGCAGGCCGAAATGCCTTCACGGGTCGAGGGCTTAAAAGGTCGACAAAAAAAGGGGGCATGGCACAAGCCGAATCCAACGATTACCGCGCAAACCACCTTGTATACGGGTGCGCACTACCATCCCAATGCTTCCCGCCCGCGTCGCTTCACGGTAAGGGAATGCGCGAGAATTCAATCTTTTGCGGATTCATTCGTCTTTTACGGCAGCTTGAGTGCCCAGTATCGTCAGGTTGGCAATGCAGTACCTCCGAAGCTGGCCTACCAGTTGGCACGGCAAATTGCCTTAGCTTTTCGAGAAGCGGGACGGAGGTGAGGGATTGGTGTGCAGAACATTCAGATTTATGTGAAGGAAATGCGAGGTGCGTATTATGTCATCGGCGTTGCGCCGGGGAAGGACATATACGATCTAGGCAGTCGGGAGAATGCGCAAGATGCGGTCTGCCATGCATTGGTATACGCCCGCTTGCTTGGCATTGCTGAG
It contains:
- a CDS encoding DNA cytosine methyltransferase gives rise to the protein MIEIPYEGVCIDLFCGAGGLSYGFAQAGFDIRLGVDVDASALLTFEHNHHDARALKEDVRQLTGAKLRELAGNEAIFGIIGGPPCQGFSVAGNHNPDDVRNQLPYEYARLLEEIQPAFFLMENVKGLLSKKQRVHFDAIYELFTAAGYKLDWRLLNAWDYGVAQTRERVVIIGFRADLNISFEWPQPDPSRPVLWDAIGDLPDPIGSEPTLMNHTLFNPRPASMENRIRNAGKGVALFDCKVQDWEQPCKTVTAHLSKDVDLAHPGSPPNHEGHLFDNVREQGGYEQENRTVSWDTPSYTITAHNRSAGLHPNHGPVPQDSEQVLRLISQADPNGVIPLEVLQAEMPSRVEGLKGRQKKGAWHKPNPTITAQTTLYTGAHYHPNASRPRRFTVRECARIQSFADSFVFYGSLSAQYRQVGNAVPPKLAYQLARQIALAFREAGRR